catggaagccacaatttttgtccgatttggctgtaattgtgcacatagtgttctgttgagacttccaacaactgtgccaagtacggtccaaatcggtctataacctgttatagctcccatgtaaaccgatctcccgatttgacttcttgagcccatggaagcctcaaagttcatccgatttggctaaaattttatgcatggtgttttgttatgacttccaacaactatgtaaagaacggttcaaatcggtcaaggacatgatatagctcccatataaatcgatctcccaatttgacttcttgagcccttaccaaccgcgatttttatccgatttggctgaaattttgcacatagtgttctgctatgactctcaacaactgcgtcaaatacggtccaattcggtctataactataCAAAGCTcacatattttaacaaaatccatggtggtgggttcccaagattcatcccggccgaacttagcgcgctttttcggttcagattaacatattgctcccatatatatgttcgtccgatttgcagtaatattgcaataaaatgatcttttgtgaaccgatttcctcgaaattcggcaggaggaaGTTTCTCTtgactcccaatattactggtgaatttcatggaaatcggttcagatttagatatagctgccataaatacagggtggctgatgaatattgctacaatgatgaatattgctacatttttttttcggtgtatggaatacatttttcttttattcatgttaaattaaattattaaattaattattaaattattattaattaaattaattaattaattaattaaattaattattaaattattattattaaatagaaaaaaagttattacatttttttttggtagcggctttcatcagccaccctgtatatatcgcccgattttaacttctagagtcacagcaagcgcatttattgatccatcttgccaaaattttgcaaaacgctttcctcgacgactgccacagtatctgaggagtttgctcgaaatcaattcagatttagatatagctctcatatatatgtttgtccgattttgagaaatattccaaaaaaagtaatcatttgttatccggttctgtcgaaattttgctggaaagattttcttatgactctcactattactggtgaatttcatagaaatcggcttagatttagatatagctgtcatatatgtatatcgccagattttcaccccaagtgccactgcaagcgcattgtttgaacaatcttgccaaaattttgcacaacgctttcctcgacgactaccacattatctgagaagtttgcacggaatcggttcagatgtagatatagctcccatatatacgttcgtcagattttgggtaatttgccataatgttgtcatttgtcaaccgtagtttttacagtttgaacatatttgctcgccgaggttcatcaaaattgattcagaattggatatagctcccacattgtacttatagggtagatgtagatgtagattcctaattattaatttttgaacTTTTATTTCTGAAACACTTCCGCTATGCTTCAATCGACAATTCCCGCACATGGGCCATTAAACAACTTGTGTTTTAACCGCCTCACTATGggatgaaaatatatcaaatcaTTATGATTAAGTTGCAACGAAGCAAATATTTCTTCATAGAATTTGGATGTATGTAGGCCACTTAaaattgctcatttgttaatgtttaacaatgaaaaatatcaacaaaaattttaatatatttttataccctactccaCTATTGTGGTATAAGGTATTAAAACTTTGCATTTGTTAGTAAAActtaaaaggaagagagataggctCATTGAAAAGTATACGCCTGTCTATATGTCTGTCCCCATTAATTTATATACGAAGACAgatctcaatttttatccgattatttttaattttggcacagatatttgtatacccaccaccattcgatgtgggtatactaatctcgccACTCGGtatataacacctcgaaatatgcgtctaaaaccccatacagtatatattaTCTTGATCtttatgacattctaagtcgatctagccatgtccgtccgtttgtctgtctgtcgaaagctcgctacctttcgaaggagtaaagctaggctccaAAATTTTACTCTTCACATTACTGATGAGTTTCGTAGAAATTGACTCCGATTAAGATATAATACCCATATACATTTATCTACCAATATTCTCTTTGAGGGCCTTTGCGAGGGCTTTAATCAATCGATCTTCCTCTATGACTCCCAAAATATATGTGTGCGGATCTTGGTCGAGATTATTATGTTAAAATTTAAGCCAGAATATGCCATGTATATTCAAAATGGAGTAGGGTATCAACATGTATGCTATGCTGGATATTAGCcagtccttacttgtttttggtcaATATTCCATGCCAATATttcaaaatgaatttttgcgaaACCCACATTAAAGGTCCATCCAACGTCGGTGGTTGTGCCGCCAAACATAGCCAAATCCACATTTATGATTATACGGGCCATTCAGGACAATACTGCTCTAAAATAAGGTAAACGGCTCTAGCTGGCATTTTAAGGACCTTTCCCAGTACTTTAATGCAATCAATATACGAaagtatttttatatccaccaccataggatagggggtatattcatttagtcattccgtttgcaataccgaaatatcaatttcctaccatacaaagtatatatatttcggatcatcgtaaaaatctaagacgatttaaaattgtccgtgcgtctgtccgtccgtctgttgtaatcaccctacagccttcaaaaattgagatattgagccaaaatttggcacaaaaaacattttttggatGCATACTGGTTTTTGAACGGCccaatcatatttggatatagctgctatatagaacgattttccgataaagggcctaATGCCCAAAAATTCTTTAGTttacatccgatttcgctgagtagtttaaggattcccgacatctgacccaaaaagggttcagatcggactatatttaaatatagctgccaaatagaccgatctcccgataaagggtctgaaacccataaaagctttatttattaccagatttccctgaaattttcttaaCATAGCACCcacatatggctcagatcggactatatttagatatagctgctatatagaccgatctgacgttaagggtctgaagcccataaaagcttcatttattacccaatttcgctgaaatttgaaacaatgaattGTTTTAcgactcccgacatctgacccgaatatggatctgatcggactatatttagatatagctgcctatttggccaatctgccgataaggggtctgaagcccatcaaatctttatttattacccgatttcgctgaaatttgaaacagtgagttgttgtacGCCTCtcaacattcgacccaaatgtggtttagatctgacaacatttagatatagctgccatatagaccgatctgcctataaagggtcttaggcccataaaagctttattttttaatcgatttcattgaaatttgaaacaatgaatgGTTTTATGCCACCCAACatcggacctaaatatggttcagatcggactgtattaagatatagctgcccgatagaccgatctcccgataaagggtcttaagcccataaaatctttatttattagcctatttcgctgaagtttgaaacagtgagtttttttaagcaTCCCGATATCCGttccaaatatgggtcagatcagacagtacagatatagctgtaatatagaacgattgattattatatccttgtttaatttggtccagatttggttatagttgccatatagaaagatctctccatttatggttcagatcgtgtcgtttatggttcagatcggtttagcgGTGACCAAAATTCAGCTCAGCCGAACTTATTTTGTTCAATATTCTTTAAACAAATTATATTCAATTCATTGCATGAATGCTTTAATAAAGCTTAACTATTTTTTGACTTTATTCTTTCCATTCCACAGCCATGCAGTGTATCAAGTCAAAATGACTACGGCCAAATTTCGTTGTGTACACCCTGTATTGGCTTCACACCCGGCCAAAAGGTGCCTTATCATCTAAAATGGCACATATTACAGTCGAATCATAAAATCATAGTacaattaaattgttttataacctgttatagcaaATCTCCCCGAAACAGTCACAGAAACATCAAACAAACCATAAACCAGAGAAAGCATTTACCCGGTGAGACAATGGCCCACTTGAGCTTACCGTTGGACTGTCATATCTCAAGGGATTACGGTGTAGATGAGAtaatgaaatttgaatataTGCTAGAATCCCATGTTATCGATAGCAACAAAAAGGTGTTGCTAACAGCCACACTGCCCCTGATTATTGGCACAACACCATGCCGGTATAGCCAAGATGAGGAGAATGCTGAAGTGTTATGCTACGATAATTATGGTTGCTATAATTGTGATGAATGTTTAAACTTTTGTTAAATgtctttctattttatttttgcagGTTCTTTTAATGACGAAACGATTACAAAGCGTTTTAATTTGGAAATGGACACAACTGTGGGCCAACCTGTCTTGGACTCAGTGTGGTTGTTGCCCATAAGGAGACAGACCCATTTGAGAAGATCCTTAAAATATTGCTATAAAAAACTTGTTAAGATAATTTGAAATAGTTTAATAATAATgaataataatttaaataaccattattatttttttatacccatcaccataggtaTCGGGTGGGCATACTAAtcattgtaacacctcgatatattgacCTACagccccattaagtatatatattcttgatcatattgatattctaagtcgatctagtccgtctgtcgaaatcacgatagccgtcCAAGGAACAAAGCAAATGTCCatgtcgattcagatttggatatgcggataaaatggtccttcgaattgacttcttgaaataaTGCTAACTGCATGCTTAGTTACGACTTTCAAAATTCAaggtaagtattgtccaaattgaCCTATTGCTccgatttaaaccgatctccctattatcaTTCTGCGGCCCCTATCACTTGGTTCATTTGTGTAATTTTTAGAAGAATAAATGggctgaggccaccgtagcgcagaggttaccatgtccgcctatgacgctgaacgcctaggattgaatcctggcgaggccatcagataaaaattttcagcggtggttttcccctcctaatgctgctaacatttgtgaggtactatgccatgtaaaacttctttccatagcggtgtcgcacagcggcacgctgttcggactcggccaacaaaagaaagccccttatcattgagcttaaaattaaatcggactgcactcattgatatgcccctactccttagtggaatgttcatgggcaaaattttgtttcttttcttaAAATGGGCTGATAGGTCTTTATCGCAACTATATCCCAATACGGTCCGATATGAATAATAATCGTTTCAGTTTGCGGAGAGCCTATTTAaattcattgtttaaaatttcagtgaaatcggatagtcCCAGCGGTGTTTTATGAAGGCACCTGCCGTGTTGGCTCAATCCTGCAGGGCTTTTAGGGGCTGAGTACTATCTAAATCTCcctccgatctatgggtcacggcacctggttgcaatgcaactccacatcgagcttgcgctctacccgcgatttgggtccaAACCACAGCCATCATGTTACTCCCCACTGTGGATTCACCACAGTCGGACTGGGATCGAAATCCCAGGGGCCCCCGACTGCCGTAGTACAAGTTTAAGGACTCCAGTCAGACCTCGTAGCCgaaactactaccagttgaaccccaaacagttccggactggccACCTGATAAAAacaagacaaaaaaataattcaatcaCTTAACCTAAGACCTATCAATaatcctaacctaaactaagcCTAACTATGAGTAACCCTAACCTACACTAAGCCTACTAGACATCAAAATACCAATTCCAATCAGTAAAAAATGAACCAAAAGCGAGCAATCCATAGGACAGAACACAAAAACATTAGACATAACAACAATTAACACAGTGACCCTCACGGGACACTCAAGTCCATAAGGACGCAGGAGAGACAACCCACGAACAACACACAAGGCAGGATAACATTTGACACAGCCACACTTACGCAGGGCCTTACAACAAACAACAGAATCTGGAGCAGCAACAATGCGTCGACTACGGCCTAcaaaaacaactgtgccaagcggAAAAACGCCCACCACCTCCCGTAAAAGGACTGCCACCACTAAGTCACAGTACGTCTCCTATCACAAACCCCCCTTGCAAAGGTAGCCAgttagcggtcatattctctctctaggcgctcgtacaaaatatcgatggtctgctcgtccttgtcatCCGCCGGGACATGGGtaaaaataaggctgatgttgaaaaatttggctatTATGCGGATAGcatctcatccaccggagtaaagcttgagacaaagtttttcagtctccgactaaccacaaatccacagccaaattcatgcctcgcattatggcagctatagtatagttcgtcaccgttagGTGTTGTTGTATCGCCATTTCCAGTCCATCCCAAGGCGGTAATATCAGACTTGTACCTCTCTATTCGCTAGCgcttatactgcaccttctctatagagagtgctgACATTGCAGGTGCAGATcctcaaatcatggtcctt
This Stomoxys calcitrans chromosome 2, idStoCalc2.1, whole genome shotgun sequence DNA region includes the following protein-coding sequences:
- the LOC106095609 gene encoding uncharacterized protein LOC106095609, with the protein product MSIACKFELARDSNIYYSGEYIEGTITLSPFKQRQVEGILLQFYGRTKVAWLDLDKSAVVAATCEANGGQVMLNDFSSQELWQKTPFSDQQKHVCEQQQLTGQHLLQPHRSYKYKFRFLIPAQTPATSRCPLGDCEYELQVIVQHPKKVNKAFHQRIVVKNKLDLSQNITAQEPCSVSSQNDYGQISLCTPCIGFTPGQKVPYHLKWHILQSNHKIIVQLNCFITCYSKSPRNSHRNIKQTINQRKHLPGETMAHLSLPLDCHISRDYGVDEIMKFEYMLESHVIDSNKKVLLTATLPLIIGTTPCRYSQDEENAEVLCYDNYGSFNDETITKRFNLEMDTTVGQPVLDSVWLLPIRRQTHLRRSLKYCYKKLVKII